The Pseudomonas triclosanedens genome has a window encoding:
- a CDS encoding AraC family transcriptional regulator, translated as MPERTTLSSWVRGIVHSLEMEGLDCRALFTELGLDFAALDDPDARFAQDSISRLWNRAVELSGNPAIGLNIARVHTPAFPVVGYALMSSRNLGEGFERLERYQRIIAEGADLTFRRLPEGCLYSLTVHGDRVPVPRQSAECSLASLIAMLRWITGRPIQPLEVRLAGEPPADAAPYRELFQAPLSFGHTHCAMLFSHEDMSAPLPTANEELARLHDRFAGEYLARFVSSRFSHQTRQVLCRLLPQGEPKREGVAQALHLSERTLQRRLQEEGTSYQQLLDDTRRDLAEQYLATPRMTLLEIAYLLGFSEPSNFFRAFRRWFGMTPGEYRDGL; from the coding sequence ATGCCTGAGCGTACAACCCTGTCGAGCTGGGTGCGGGGGATCGTCCACTCCCTGGAAATGGAGGGCCTGGACTGCCGGGCTCTGTTCACCGAGCTCGGGCTGGATTTCGCCGCCCTCGACGATCCCGATGCGCGTTTTGCGCAGGACTCCATAAGCCGGCTGTGGAACCGTGCGGTGGAGTTGTCCGGCAATCCCGCCATTGGCCTGAATATCGCACGAGTGCATACGCCGGCGTTTCCGGTGGTGGGCTATGCACTGATGTCCAGCCGCAACCTGGGCGAAGGCTTCGAGCGCCTGGAGCGCTACCAGCGGATCATCGCCGAGGGCGCCGACCTGACTTTCCGCCGCCTGCCCGAAGGCTGCCTGTACAGCCTCACCGTGCACGGCGACCGCGTGCCGGTGCCACGGCAGAGCGCCGAGTGCTCGCTGGCCAGCCTGATCGCCATGCTGCGCTGGATCACCGGCCGCCCGATCCAGCCGCTGGAAGTGCGCCTTGCCGGCGAGCCGCCGGCCGATGCCGCGCCTTACCGCGAACTGTTCCAGGCGCCGCTGAGCTTCGGCCACACGCACTGCGCCATGCTGTTTTCCCACGAGGACATGAGCGCACCGCTGCCCACCGCCAACGAGGAGTTGGCGCGCCTGCACGACCGTTTCGCCGGGGAGTACCTGGCGCGCTTCGTCAGCAGCCGATTCAGCCACCAGACGCGCCAGGTACTGTGCCGCCTGCTGCCCCAGGGCGAGCCGAAGCGCGAGGGCGTGGCGCAGGCGCTGCATCTGTCCGAACGCACCTTGCAGCGCCGTTTGCAGGAAGAGGGGACCAGCTACCAGCAGCTACTCGACGACACCCGCCGCGATCTGGCCGAACAGTACCTCGCCACGCCGCGCATGACGCTGCTGGAAATCGCCTACCTGCTGGGGTTCTCCGAACCGAGCAACTTCTTCCGTGCCTTCCGCCGCTGGTTCGGCATGACGCCAGGAGAGTACCGGGACGGGCTCTGA
- a CDS encoding Mpo1-like protein has protein sequence MSTQSADRFQSFAEFYPYYLQEHSNAVCRRLHYVGSLLVLGILAYAIASGHWLWLLAMPLAGYGFAWVGHFVFEKNRPATFKYPLWSLMGDWVMLKDAFTGRIRF, from the coding sequence ATGAGCACCCAGAGCGCCGATCGTTTCCAGAGCTTCGCCGAGTTCTACCCCTACTACCTGCAGGAACACAGCAATGCTGTCTGCCGCCGTCTGCACTACGTCGGCAGCCTGCTGGTGCTGGGCATACTCGCCTACGCCATCGCCAGCGGGCACTGGCTGTGGCTGCTGGCCATGCCGCTGGCCGGCTACGGCTTCGCCTGGGTCGGCCATTTCGTGTTCGAGAAGAACCGCCCGGCCACCTTCAAGTATCCGCTGTGGTCGCTGATGGGCGACTGGGTGATGCTCAAGGACGCCTTCACCGGCCGCATCCGCTTCTGA
- a CDS encoding glycosyltransferase family 39 protein, with translation MSSREPSSFPSLLRQWWFLPLLALALYLRLHELTASAIWGDESSSLILAQYSPLQLWRHAAHDVHPPLYFLLLHVWVQVLGDGILSLRLLSALFGVLAVSLGAWLAWRLASRRAAFLAMLLLALLPTAVRYSQEVRMYSLLGCWLLAATLALLYWLEGGRRRYLAVYVLLMAAAFYTHYFTVLGLLVHWLWLASLADSPLRRRDWWLANLAIGVLVLPWLPGLLDLLGHMRVLVAGGDVGWQPPVDALSLPSMLWQWLAQSDGNELPWPVLLGLPMLLLAATLLVLLRDRSRLRSGVLLALYCGLPLLLLYGVSFLSPVFVERYLTAFALGLPLLLAVALDRLLASRRALGAAMLVTLLGLECVGLGQTFAADPNEQFDGMVAYVNAHYRHGDRVVVDDILWYLTFRYYNRTGSEPLLYTAPAADGSSGRPGRYGFGSLIDDRRHVFVDHLADLPQDDGRVWLVMSRYNDDEIPDVPASWRRVARHAGGEVQAMLFERTTQRSAAR, from the coding sequence ATGTCGTCCCGCGAGCCGTCGAGCTTTCCTAGCCTGTTGCGTCAGTGGTGGTTCCTGCCGCTGCTGGCGCTCGCCCTGTACCTGCGGCTGCATGAACTGACCGCTTCGGCCATCTGGGGCGACGAGAGCTCCAGCCTGATCCTTGCCCAGTATTCGCCGTTGCAGTTGTGGCGCCACGCTGCCCACGACGTGCATCCGCCGCTGTATTTTCTGCTCCTGCATGTGTGGGTGCAGGTGCTGGGCGACGGCATCCTCTCGCTGCGTCTGCTGAGCGCGCTGTTCGGTGTTCTGGCTGTGTCGCTTGGCGCCTGGCTGGCATGGCGGCTCGCCAGCCGCCGCGCGGCCTTTCTCGCCATGCTGTTGCTGGCGCTGCTGCCCACGGCGGTGCGCTACAGCCAGGAAGTGCGTATGTATTCGCTGTTGGGGTGCTGGTTGCTGGCGGCGACCCTGGCATTGCTGTACTGGCTGGAGGGTGGGCGGCGTCGCTATCTGGCGGTCTATGTGCTGCTGATGGCGGCGGCGTTCTACACCCATTACTTCACCGTGCTGGGCCTGCTGGTGCATTGGCTCTGGCTGGCTTCTCTGGCGGACAGCCCGCTGCGGCGGCGCGACTGGTGGCTGGCCAATCTGGCCATCGGCGTGTTGGTCCTGCCCTGGCTGCCGGGGCTGCTCGATCTGCTTGGCCATATGCGCGTACTGGTGGCCGGTGGCGATGTCGGCTGGCAGCCGCCGGTCGATGCGCTGTCGCTGCCCTCGATGCTCTGGCAATGGCTGGCGCAGTCCGACGGCAACGAGCTGCCCTGGCCGGTGCTGCTCGGCCTGCCGATGTTGCTGCTGGCGGCGACGCTGCTGGTGCTGCTGCGCGATCGCAGTCGCCTGCGCAGCGGCGTGCTGCTGGCACTATATTGCGGCTTGCCGTTGCTGTTGCTGTATGGCGTGTCGTTCCTCTCGCCAGTATTCGTCGAGCGCTACCTGACGGCCTTCGCCCTGGGCCTGCCGCTGCTGCTGGCGGTGGCGCTGGACCGCCTGCTGGCGTCGCGCCGCGCGCTGGGCGCGGCCATGCTGGTGACGTTGCTGGGGCTGGAGTGCGTGGGCCTGGGGCAGACGTTCGCGGCTGACCCGAACGAGCAGTTCGACGGCATGGTGGCCTACGTGAACGCGCATTACCGCCACGGCGACCGCGTGGTGGTGGACGATATCCTCTGGTACCTGACATTCCGCTACTACAACCGCACCGGCAGCGAGCCGCTGCTGTACACCGCGCCGGCGGCGGACGGTTCGTCCGGGCGCCCGGGACGTTATGGCTTCGGTTCGCTGATCGACGACCGCCGGCATGTTTTCGTCGATCACCTGGCCGACCTGCCGCAGGACGATGGCCGCGTCTGGCTGGTGATGAGCCGCTACAACGACGACGAGATTCCCGATGTGCCCGCCAGTTGGCGGCGCGTGGCCCGGCATGCCGGCGGGGAGGTGCAGGCGATGCTCTTCGAGCGCACGACGCAGCGTAGCGCCGCGCGCTGA
- a CDS encoding DEAD/DEAH box helicase, whose product MTSTSLPARVRGDVLAAFHPAVATWFRAHFAAPTEAQTQAWPSIQAGDSTLVAAPTGSGKTLTAFLAAIDALVREGLANGGELPDRTTVVYVSPLKALSNDIRINLEEPLAGIRAALREQGLPEVDIRTAVRTGDTTSGEREAMRRRVPHILVTTPESLYVLLGSDSGRAMLAGARSVIVDEIHALASSKRGSHLALSLERLQALCDSPLVRIGLSATQKPIEAVAAFLVGRHAACRIVDIGYSRQRDLNLEVPPAPLEAVMSHDVWDKVYDRLAELAGEHRTTLVFVNTRRQAERVTRHLAERIGAGWVAAHHGSLSKELRLGAERRLKAGQLRVLVATASLELGIDIGDVELVCQLGSPRSIAAFLQRVGRSGHSVGGTPKGRLFPASRDDLVECVALLDSVRRDELDALVIPHAPLDVLAQQIVAEVACREWQEDALFELLCAAQPYADLGRERFDALLRTLAEGYPSRNGQRGAYLHRDAVHQRLRGRRGARLTAVTSGGTIPDAGDYAVLLEPQGLAVGTVNEDFAVESLAGDVFQLGNISYRILRIEPGRVRVEDAQGQPPNIPFWLGEAPGRSDELSFSVARLRERLDELLAQGEGDAEPLARAIGWLHDELALDDGAARQLVEYLARARHALGALPTQRTLILERFFDESGGMQLVIHSPFGSRINRAWGLALRKRFCRTFNFELQAAATENAIILSLSTSHSFPLDEVWRYLHSNSAEHVLIQALLDAPLFGVRWRWNATTALALPRYAGGRKVAPQLQRMRSEDLLASVFPDQVACLENIVGEREIPDHPLVAQTLDDCLHEAMDCEGWLALLRRMERGEVTLLARDLPAPSPLAAEVLSASPYAFLDDAPLEERRTQAVQSRRWTDPESADDLGALDVEAIAAVRAEAWPQARDADEMHEALSALGCIREAETQANEGWPLLLKSLARAGRATRLELPGGAVWVAAERFCQWRALHPQAVAKPALDLPAALREDCAADEALVDLVRARLTGFGPRLQRELADDLGISGTDAGFALASLEREGYVLRGRFTPGTGEEEWCERHLLARIHRYTVKRLRREIEPVQRADFMRFLFDWQRVSASGRVRGAESLAGVLSQLEGFQAAAVAWESDILPSRVADYGINWLDDLCRAGRIVWARLPGRGASRGRGGPLKSTPIVLLPRAQMGLWGALATAQADDELSAKANKVLDVLREHGATFFDELASDAHLLRTELESVLGELVAAGRVNADSFAGLRALLMPAVRRQPQRRSRTPLFGMADAGRWALLRRTALEPGARLLAETLEHIAMTLLRRYGVVCWRLLDREADWLPPWRDLLRVYHRLEARGEIRGGRFVAGLTGEQFALPEAVGLLREVRRRDAGGEWLVVSAVDPLNLTGTLLPGRKVPALAGNRVLYRDGVPVGALISGEVELLAELAPEDQARARELLIRR is encoded by the coding sequence ATGACTTCCACCTCGCTTCCCGCCCGCGTTCGCGGCGACGTGCTGGCTGCCTTCCATCCGGCGGTGGCCACGTGGTTCCGCGCGCATTTCGCCGCGCCCACCGAGGCGCAGACGCAGGCGTGGCCGTCGATCCAGGCCGGCGACTCGACCCTGGTGGCCGCGCCTACCGGCTCGGGCAAGACGCTCACGGCCTTTCTCGCCGCCATCGACGCGCTGGTGCGCGAGGGACTGGCCAACGGTGGCGAGTTGCCGGACCGCACCACCGTGGTCTATGTCTCGCCGCTCAAGGCGCTGTCCAACGACATCCGCATCAACCTCGAAGAACCGCTGGCCGGCATCCGCGCGGCGCTGCGCGAGCAGGGGTTGCCTGAAGTAGACATCCGCACCGCCGTACGCACCGGCGACACCACTTCCGGCGAGCGCGAGGCGATGCGCCGGCGGGTGCCGCATATCCTGGTTACCACGCCTGAATCGCTGTACGTACTGCTCGGCTCCGATTCCGGGCGCGCCATGCTGGCCGGCGCGCGCAGCGTGATCGTCGATGAAATCCACGCGCTGGCGTCGAGCAAGCGCGGCAGCCACCTGGCGTTGTCCCTGGAACGCCTGCAGGCATTGTGCGACTCGCCGCTGGTGCGCATCGGCCTGTCCGCCACGCAAAAACCCATCGAGGCGGTGGCGGCATTCCTGGTCGGTCGGCACGCTGCCTGCCGCATTGTCGATATAGGCTACAGCCGCCAGCGCGACCTGAACCTTGAAGTGCCACCGGCGCCGCTGGAGGCGGTGATGTCCCACGACGTCTGGGACAAGGTCTACGACCGCCTGGCCGAACTGGCCGGCGAGCACCGCACCACACTGGTGTTCGTCAACACCCGGCGACAGGCCGAACGCGTTACCCGGCACCTGGCCGAGCGCATCGGCGCCGGCTGGGTGGCGGCGCACCACGGCAGCCTTTCCAAGGAGTTGCGTCTGGGGGCCGAGCGACGGCTCAAGGCCGGCCAGTTGCGGGTGCTGGTGGCCACCGCTTCGCTGGAGCTGGGTATCGATATCGGTGACGTGGAGCTGGTTTGCCAGCTCGGCTCGCCGCGCTCCATCGCCGCCTTCCTGCAACGCGTCGGACGCTCCGGGCACAGCGTCGGCGGGACGCCCAAGGGGCGCCTGTTCCCAGCTTCGCGTGACGATCTGGTGGAATGTGTGGCGCTGCTCGACAGCGTGCGCCGTGACGAACTGGACGCGCTGGTGATCCCGCATGCGCCGCTGGATGTGCTGGCGCAGCAGATCGTCGCTGAAGTGGCCTGCCGGGAATGGCAGGAAGACGCACTGTTCGAGCTGTTGTGCGCCGCGCAGCCCTATGCCGACCTTGGCCGCGAGCGCTTCGACGCCCTGCTGCGCACGCTCGCCGAAGGCTACCCCAGCCGCAACGGCCAGCGCGGCGCCTACCTGCACCGCGATGCCGTGCACCAGCGCCTGCGCGGCCGCCGTGGGGCGAGGCTGACCGCGGTGACGTCCGGCGGCACTATCCCCGATGCCGGCGACTACGCCGTGCTGCTGGAACCGCAGGGGCTGGCCGTGGGCACGGTGAACGAAGACTTTGCCGTGGAGAGCCTGGCCGGCGATGTGTTCCAGCTCGGCAACATCTCCTATCGCATCCTGCGCATCGAGCCAGGCCGGGTGCGCGTCGAGGATGCCCAGGGGCAGCCGCCGAACATTCCGTTCTGGCTCGGCGAGGCGCCGGGGCGCAGCGACGAGCTGTCGTTCAGCGTGGCGCGCCTTCGCGAACGTCTGGATGAGCTGCTGGCGCAGGGCGAGGGCGATGCGGAACCGCTGGCGCGGGCCATCGGCTGGCTGCACGACGAGCTCGCCCTGGATGACGGCGCTGCCCGCCAACTGGTGGAATACCTGGCACGCGCCCGCCATGCCCTGGGCGCGCTGCCGACCCAGCGGACGCTGATCCTCGAACGCTTCTTCGATGAATCCGGCGGCATGCAACTGGTCATCCATTCGCCGTTCGGCAGCCGCATCAACCGCGCCTGGGGCCTGGCCCTGCGCAAGCGTTTCTGCCGGACCTTCAACTTCGAGCTGCAGGCCGCGGCCACCGAGAACGCGATCATTCTCTCCCTGTCCACCAGCCACAGCTTCCCGCTGGACGAAGTGTGGCGCTATCTGCATTCCAACAGTGCCGAGCATGTGCTGATCCAGGCGCTGCTCGATGCACCGTTGTTCGGCGTGCGCTGGCGCTGGAACGCCACCACGGCGCTCGCCCTGCCGCGTTATGCCGGCGGGCGCAAGGTCGCCCCGCAGTTGCAGCGCATGCGCAGCGAGGACCTGTTGGCCTCGGTGTTCCCCGACCAGGTGGCGTGCCTGGAGAACATCGTCGGCGAGCGCGAGATTCCCGATCATCCGCTAGTGGCGCAAACCCTCGACGACTGCCTGCACGAAGCGATGGACTGCGAGGGCTGGCTGGCCCTGCTGCGGCGGATGGAGCGCGGCGAGGTGACGCTGCTGGCGCGCGATCTGCCGGCACCGTCGCCGCTGGCGGCAGAGGTACTGTCGGCCAGCCCCTACGCCTTCCTCGACGATGCACCGCTGGAGGAGCGCCGTACCCAGGCGGTGCAGAGCCGCCGCTGGACCGACCCGGAAAGCGCCGACGACCTCGGGGCGCTGGATGTCGAGGCCATTGCGGCGGTGCGTGCCGAAGCCTGGCCGCAAGCCCGTGACGCAGACGAGATGCACGAGGCCCTGAGCGCTCTGGGTTGCATTCGCGAGGCCGAGACGCAGGCCAACGAAGGTTGGCCGTTGCTGCTCAAGTCGCTGGCCAGAGCGGGGCGGGCGACACGTCTGGAACTGCCCGGCGGCGCGGTCTGGGTCGCGGCGGAACGCTTCTGCCAGTGGCGCGCGCTGCACCCGCAGGCGGTGGCGAAGCCTGCGCTCGATCTGCCGGCAGCGTTGCGCGAGGACTGCGCGGCCGACGAGGCGCTGGTCGATCTGGTGCGTGCCCGTCTGACCGGCTTCGGTCCGCGCCTGCAGCGCGAGTTGGCCGATGACCTGGGCATCTCCGGCACCGATGCCGGTTTCGCCCTGGCCAGCCTGGAGCGCGAAGGCTATGTGCTGCGTGGGCGCTTCACGCCCGGCACTGGCGAAGAGGAATGGTGTGAGCGGCACCTGCTGGCGCGTATCCACCGCTATACGGTCAAGCGCCTGCGGCGGGAGATCGAGCCGGTGCAGCGCGCCGATTTCATGCGCTTTCTGTTCGACTGGCAACGGGTTTCCGCCAGCGGTCGGGTGCGCGGGGCCGAATCCCTGGCTGGCGTGCTCAGCCAGCTCGAAGGCTTCCAGGCCGCCGCCGTTGCATGGGAGAGCGACATCCTGCCGAGCCGCGTGGCGGACTACGGGATCAACTGGCTGGACGATCTGTGCCGGGCTGGCCGCATCGTCTGGGCCCGTTTGCCGGGACGTGGTGCGTCTCGTGGCCGTGGCGGCCCGCTGAAAAGCACGCCGATCGTGCTGCTGCCGCGTGCGCAGATGGGTCTGTGGGGCGCGTTGGCGACAGCCCAGGCGGATGACGAGCTGTCGGCCAAGGCGAACAAGGTGCTGGATGTGCTCAGGGAGCACGGCGCGACATTCTTCGACGAACTGGCCAGCGATGCGCATCTGCTGCGTACCGAGCTGGAGAGTGTGCTGGGCGAGCTGGTGGCGGCGGGGCGGGTGAATGCCGACAGCTTCGCCGGCCTGCGCGCGCTGCTGATGCCGGCGGTCCGGCGTCAACCACAGCGCCGCTCGCGCACGCCGCTGTTCGGCATGGCCGACGCCGGACGCTGGGCATTGCTGCGGCGCACGGCGCTGGAGCCGGGGGCACGGCTGCTGGCGGAAACCCTGGAACACATCGCCATGACGCTGCTGCGCCGCTACGGCGTGGTCTGCTGGCGGCTGCTCGACCGCGAGGCCGACTGGCTGCCGCCGTGGCGCGATCTGCTGCGCGTCTACCACCGCCTGGAGGCGCGGGGCGAGATTCGCGGTGGGCGTTTCGTCGCCGGGCTTACCGGTGAGCAGTTCGCCTTGCCGGAGGCGGTCGGTCTGCTGCGCGAAGTGCGCCGGAGGGACGCGGGTGGGGAGTGGCTGGTGGTATCGGCGGTGGACCCGCTGAACCTCACCGGCACGCTGCTGCCCGGACGCAAGGTGCCGGCGCTGGCCGGCAATCGGGTGCTCTACCGCGACGGCGTGCCGGTGGGCGCGCTGATTTCCGGCGAGGTGGAGCTGCTGGCCGAGCTGGCGCCGGAAGACCAGGCGCGGGCTCGGGAACTGCTGATCCGCCGGTAG
- a CDS encoding sigma-54-dependent transcriptional regulator, which yields MRIKVHCQNRVGILRDILNLLVDYGINVNRGEVGGEQGNAIYLLCPNLINLQFQSLKPKLEAVPGVFGVKRVGLMPSERRHLELNALLAALEFPVLSIDMAGQIVAGNRAAAQLLGVRVDEVPGIPLSRYVEDLDLPELVRANKARINGLRVKVKGDVFLADIAPLQTEHDESEALAGAVLTLHRADRVGERIYNVRRLELRGFDSIFQSSRVMAAVVREARRMAPLDAPLLIEGETGTGKELLARACHLASPRGQSPFMALNCAGLPESMAETELFGYGPGAFEGARPEGKLGLLELTAGGTLFLDGVGEMSPRLQAKLLRFLQDGCFRRVGSDEEVYLDVRVICATQVDLSELCAKGEFRQDLYHRLNVLSLHIPPLRECLDGLEPLVEHFLDQASRQIGCPLPRLLPQALDRLGRYHWPGNVRQLENVLFQAVSLCEGGTIKPEHIRLPDYGAPHPLGDFSLEGGLDVIVGRFEKAVLERLYREHPSSRQLGKRLGVSHTTIANKLRQHGLGQNDES from the coding sequence ATGCGCATAAAAGTGCACTGCCAGAATCGCGTCGGTATCCTGCGCGACATCCTCAATCTGCTGGTCGACTACGGCATCAACGTCAATCGCGGCGAGGTCGGCGGCGAGCAGGGCAACGCCATCTACCTGCTTTGTCCGAATCTCATCAATCTTCAGTTCCAGTCGCTCAAGCCCAAGCTCGAAGCAGTGCCCGGAGTGTTCGGCGTCAAGCGCGTCGGTCTGATGCCCAGCGAGCGTCGCCACCTGGAGCTGAATGCGCTGCTGGCGGCGCTGGAGTTCCCGGTGCTGTCCATCGATATGGCCGGGCAGATCGTCGCCGGCAACCGGGCGGCGGCGCAGTTGCTTGGCGTGCGCGTCGACGAGGTGCCAGGTATCCCGCTGTCGCGCTATGTCGAAGACCTCGACCTGCCGGAACTGGTGCGGGCCAACAAGGCGCGCATCAACGGCCTGCGGGTGAAGGTGAAGGGCGACGTATTCCTCGCCGACATCGCCCCGCTGCAGACCGAGCACGATGAAAGCGAGGCGCTGGCCGGTGCCGTGCTGACGCTGCACCGCGCCGACCGTGTCGGCGAACGCATCTACAACGTGCGGCGCCTGGAGCTGCGCGGCTTCGACAGTATCTTCCAGAGCTCGCGGGTGATGGCCGCCGTGGTGCGCGAGGCACGGCGCATGGCGCCCCTGGATGCGCCGCTGCTGATCGAGGGAGAGACCGGCACCGGCAAGGAACTGCTGGCCCGCGCCTGCCACCTGGCCAGCCCGCGCGGACAGTCGCCGTTCATGGCGCTGAACTGCGCCGGCCTGCCCGAGTCGATGGCCGAGACCGAGCTGTTCGGCTACGGTCCCGGCGCTTTCGAGGGCGCGCGCCCGGAAGGCAAGCTCGGGCTGCTGGAACTGACCGCCGGCGGCACGCTATTCCTCGATGGCGTCGGTGAGATGAGCCCGCGCCTGCAGGCCAAGCTGCTGCGCTTCCTGCAGGATGGCTGTTTCCGTCGGGTGGGCAGCGACGAGGAGGTGTATCTCGACGTGCGGGTGATCTGCGCCACCCAGGTCGATCTTTCCGAGCTTTGCGCCAAGGGCGAATTCCGCCAGGACCTCTATCACCGCCTGAACGTGCTGTCGCTGCATATCCCGCCGCTGCGCGAATGCCTCGATGGCCTGGAGCCGCTGGTCGAACACTTCCTTGACCAGGCCAGCCGGCAGATCGGCTGCCCGCTGCCCAGGCTGCTGCCGCAAGCCCTGGACCGCCTGGGCCGCTACCATTGGCCGGGCAATGTGCGGCAACTGGAGAACGTGCTGTTCCAGGCGGTTTCGCTGTGCGAGGGGGGCACCATCAAGCCCGAGCACATCCGCCTGCCGGACTACGGCGCACCGCACCCGTTGGGTGACTTCTCCCTTGAAGGCGGGCTGGACGTCATTGTCGGCCGCTTCGAGAAGGCCGTGCTGGAGCGCCTCTACCGCGAGCACCCGAGCAGCCGCCAGTTGGGCAAGCGCCTGGGAGTTTCGCACACCACCATTGCCAACAAGCTGCGCCAGCACGGCCTGGGGCAGAACGACGAGTCCTGA
- the phhA gene encoding phenylalanine 4-monooxygenase: MKTTQYVARQPDENGFIHYPEAEHQVWNTLITRQLKVIEGRACQEYLDGIDQLGLPHDRIPQLDEINRVLQSSTGWRVARVPALIPFQTFFELLASQQFPVATFIRTPEELDYLQEPDIFHEIFGHCPLLTNPWFAEFTHTYGKLGLAASKEERVFLARLYWMTIEFGLLDTSQGLRIYGGGILSSPKETVYSLSDTPEHQSFDPLEAMRTPYRIDILQPLYFVLPELKRLFELAHQDIMALVREAMRLGLHAPKFPPRQAA, translated from the coding sequence ATGAAGACAACGCAGTACGTGGCCCGCCAACCTGACGAGAACGGTTTCATCCATTACCCGGAAGCCGAGCACCAGGTCTGGAACACGCTGATCACCCGCCAGTTGAAAGTGATCGAGGGCCGCGCATGCCAGGAGTACCTGGATGGCATCGACCAGCTCGGCCTGCCGCACGACCGCATTCCGCAACTGGACGAGATCAACAGGGTCCTCCAGTCCAGCACAGGCTGGCGCGTGGCGCGGGTGCCAGCGCTGATCCCCTTCCAGACCTTCTTCGAACTGCTGGCCAGCCAGCAGTTCCCGGTGGCCACCTTCATCCGCACCCCGGAAGAGCTGGACTACCTGCAGGAGCCGGACATCTTCCACGAGATATTCGGCCACTGCCCACTGCTCACCAATCCGTGGTTCGCCGAATTCACCCACACCTACGGCAAGCTCGGCCTGGCCGCCAGCAAGGAAGAGCGCGTGTTCCTCGCCCGCCTCTACTGGATGACCATCGAATTCGGCCTGCTCGATACCTCGCAGGGCCTGCGCATCTATGGCGGCGGCATCCTTTCCTCGCCCAAGGAAACCGTCTACAGCCTCTCCGATACGCCCGAACACCAGAGCTTCGACCCGCTGGAAGCGATGCGCACACCATATCGCATCGACATCCTGCAACCGCTGTACTTCGTCCTGCCGGAACTCAAGCGCCTGTTCGAACTGGCGCACCAGGACATCATGGCGCTGGTCCGGGAAGCCATGCGCCTGGGCCTGCATGCCCCCAAATTCCCGCCCCGGCAAGCAGCCTGA
- a CDS encoding 4a-hydroxytetrahydrobiopterin dehydratase — protein MTALNQAHCEACRADAPHVSEEELATLIRQIPDWNIEVRDGHMELERVFLFRNFRHALAFTNAVGAIAEEEGHHPDLLTQWGKVTVTWWSHELKGLHRNDFIMAARTDELAAKAEGRK, from the coding sequence ATGACCGCTCTCAACCAAGCCCACTGCGAAGCCTGCCGCGCCGACGCCCCGCACGTCTCCGAAGAAGAGCTGGCGACACTGATCCGCCAGATTCCCGACTGGAACATCGAGGTACGTGACGGCCACATGGAGCTGGAGCGCGTATTCCTGTTCAGGAACTTCCGCCACGCCCTGGCCTTCACCAACGCCGTGGGCGCCATCGCCGAGGAAGAAGGCCACCACCCCGACCTGCTGACCCAATGGGGCAAGGTCACCGTCACCTGGTGGAGCCATGAGTTGAAGGGCCTGCACCGCAACGACTTCATCATGGCCGCCCGCACCGACGAACTGGCGGCAAAGGCAGAGGGACGCAAATGA